The nucleotide window GCCAGCCCTGGACAGCATCATGTCGTCCGGCCGGTGAGCGGCCTTCGATGATGTCTGCCACGCGTTCATTGTTGGTGTTGCCAATATGATTTTTAGCCATAATATATAGACACTATTTTTGTTATGCTTAGCAGATGGTGAATTGTGGCTGCAGGATCATTTGTCTGAAGAATGCGGCTTGATGAAACTGCTGCGCTACCAAAGCTGTTGACGGTCTCAATTGTAAATAAACAGATTTAAAAAATAATGAGCGGCATGGTAGCTGTCAAGCAAGTCAACCGGCATTTAAAATGAGCGACTTATGCGCTGTGGGCGTAAGACAATTGCCCTGAAGCAGGAAAGCAGCGGGCATGACCCCTGATTGGCCGGGCCAAAAATGAATGTATTGCCTGGTGCCATAGCATCAACAGTACGTATTGACCTTTTGGCCCCGACTGCATAATCTATGGTTGAACATAAAGGAGCTGTTATGCGCAGAGTTGGACTATATTATTTCCTTGCTGTAATCGCTTTGACCATCTATGGCGGGCAGGTCTGACCGTTTATGGAAGAAATGCCCCCCGTGGCGTTGGGGGTAAGCCTTTTAATTCCATTTGTAATGGCGCTGGTGCTGCACCGGTTCTTTGAGAATCGCCTGGTGATCTCTCAGCCCCTGATGGTTCAGCCCAGAAAGCAATTTGTCCTGGAATTGACTTTGTGCCTGGCGGCGGGCGCCGTCGTGGTTATTTATAACACCCTGGCCTACGGTTTTCCGGCCACCAGTGGGCTCAGCTTGCTGCTGGGCTGCGCCGTGGTTGGATTTTTCCTGGGTTTGGATATGGCGCTGGCCCGTGAGCGTAAAATCATCCAAGACGTTCTGGCTGACGACAAAGCGCTGCCGCCCCCCTCCCGGCTATATTCCATCACGCGCAAATTTTCTCTGGTGGCGCTGATTACCATCCTGTTTGTAGCTGTAGTGCTGGGGCTGGTCTTTGCTCGCGATGTGGTCTGGCTCTCGAATATCAAAGACAGCAATATGTCTCTTTTGCAGGCGCAGTTATCGGTTATGCGGGAAGTCTTCTTTGTCATGGGCGTGCTTCTGGCGGCCATTATCAATTTGATTGTTTCCTATTCCAAGAATCTGAAGCTGTTGTTCAGGAATGAAACCGGCGTGCTGGAAAAAGTAACCCGGGGAGATCTTTCCAAAAGGGTGCCGGTCGCCACCCATGATGAGTTCGGGGTGATTGCCGGTCACACCAATACGATGATCGATGGGCTCCAGCATCGGCTGAAGCTCATAACCGCCTTGAAGCTGGCGGAAGAAGTTCAACAAAACCTCTTGCCCGCCAGTCCTCCCGCAATGCCCGGGCTCGATGTTGCCGGCATCAGCAACTACTGCGACGAAACCGGCGGTGATTATTATGATTACTTTAAGTTGACCAACGGCGATCTGGGCGTGGTAGTGGCAGATGCCTCCGAACACGGGGTCAGCGCCGCCCTGCTGATGACCACCGTGCGGGCGCTGCTCAGACAGCGGGTCACCATGGAAAACGACATCGCCCGTATCGTCACCGATGTTAATCAAGAACTGGCCAGAGATGTAGCTGCCAGCGGTCGTTTTATGACCATGTTTTTTCTGAAAATCGAACAGGCGACAAACACCTTGCACTGGGTGCGCGCCGGTCACGAGCCGGCCATTCTGTATAATGCCGAAGATGATATCTTTTTAGAGCTGGCCGGAGAGGGTATGGCTATGGGGGTGGATGAAAACCTGAAATATCAGAAAAACAATCACCAGGAGTGGAGTCCGGGCAGTATCGTGGTTATCGGTACCGACGGTATCCGCGAGACCCAAAATACACAAGGTGAAATGTTCGGTCTCAATCGATTCCGCACCGCCATCCGCCAACATGCCGGCAAATCCGCTGAAGAGATAAAAGAACATATTATCGATGATTTAGTGAAATTTCAGGGAGAGGCCCCTCAGGAAGACGATATTACATTAGTGGTGGTTAAGTTCTTATGAGCAGGGTAATCGGAAAACAAAAAGGGGGTCCTGATTTACTGGGCCCCCTTTGGTTTTAATCTGAATTCAGTACTAAAATTAACAGGTTTGAGTGATTTTCAACCTGAACACCTGAAAAAACCTGAGTATTAGGCCGTTTTGGCTTTGGTCTTGTATTCCCAGTCACCCACGGATTCTTCGTCTGCTACTTCTTCCCAGCCGGTGATCATCGCCCGGGTGTGGGCGAAGATGGTGTGCCCGGTGGTGATCATATACACATGCACCACCACAAATGACAGAATGGCAAAAGCACCGGCGGTGTGAATCAGTGCCACAACCTGCAACGACAGCCAGGACAATCCCCAATCACCCCAGGAATTATAGCCCCAGTACAAAAATCCGGTGACCATTTGCACCGGCAGCAAGACGGCCGCCAGATTCAGGTAAACGATACGCTGCAGGGGGTTGTGTTTGGCATCCTTTCGTTTGGGCACCGGATGGGGTTCACCCCGAAAAATACCGTACATGTAATAGCGCACCACTGAGAACATCTTTTTGGTGGTCGGAATATACTGCCGCCACTCACCGGTGGTAAAAATCCAGAAAACAAAAAAGGCAAACGCGATCAGCCAGGTGAGCCCGACAAAATTATGCACTTCCACCGCCGTCCTGAAACCGAACAGTTTGAATGCGCCATTGACTTCAAAACCGGTCAGCAAAAGGATGATGATCAACAGCGTCTGCAGCCAATGCCACAGCCGTTCGAAGCGCGCATACAAATATATATTTTTCATTTTTCCGTTGTTGGTGGTCATGCTCTAATCTTCCTTTCTGCTCTTGCCGTTATTTCTGCTAAAAAACCGTCCCAGGGCATGAACAAGGACCCCGAACAAACTGGCCAGAACCGCAGCCCATCCGGCAAAATTTAGAATTTTGGAAACATCGCGGCCGGGCATATAGAAGCCTTTGAGGTTTGCCAGGCGGCCGTCGGTTTTGGAATGACATTCGGTACAGGTCAAAGATTTATCTTTGGGTACCACCATATGGGTGATCGGAAATACATAGGTGGTCTCAACGAAGTCAAATTCACCTGAAAACGGCAGC belongs to Desulfobacterales bacterium and includes:
- a CDS encoding SpoIIE family protein phosphatase, giving the protein MEEMPPVALGVSLLIPFVMALVLHRFFENRLVISQPLMVQPRKQFVLELTLCLAAGAVVVIYNTLAYGFPATSGLSLLLGCAVVGFFLGLDMALARERKIIQDVLADDKALPPPSRLYSITRKFSLVALITILFVAVVLGLVFARDVVWLSNIKDSNMSLLQAQLSVMREVFFVMGVLLAAIINLIVSYSKNLKLLFRNETGVLEKVTRGDLSKRVPVATHDEFGVIAGHTNTMIDGLQHRLKLITALKLAEEVQQNLLPASPPAMPGLDVAGISNYCDETGGDYYDYFKLTNGDLGVVVADASEHGVSAALLMTTVRALLRQRVTMENDIARIVTDVNQELARDVAASGRFMTMFFLKIEQATNTLHWVRAGHEPAILYNAEDDIFLELAGEGMAMGVDENLKYQKNNHQEWSPGSIVVIGTDGIRETQNTQGEMFGLNRFRTAIRQHAGKSAEEIKEHIIDDLVKFQGEAPQEDDITLVVVKFL
- a CDS encoding cytochrome b/b6 domain-containing protein, with amino-acid sequence MTTNNGKMKNIYLYARFERLWHWLQTLLIIILLLTGFEVNGAFKLFGFRTAVEVHNFVGLTWLIAFAFFVFWIFTTGEWRQYIPTTKKMFSVVRYYMYGIFRGEPHPVPKRKDAKHNPLQRIVYLNLAAVLLPVQMVTGFLYWGYNSWGDWGLSWLSLQVVALIHTAGAFAILSFVVVHVYMITTGHTIFAHTRAMITGWEEVADEESVGDWEYKTKAKTA